One part of the Solanum stenotomum isolate F172 unplaced genomic scaffold, ASM1918654v1 scaffold17538, whole genome shotgun sequence genome encodes these proteins:
- the LOC125850485 gene encoding probable WRKY transcription factor 49, with amino-acid sequence MLMEKYSWSYEDELIKELLDDESPFFLAPQHDSTTSSSENYYSLDVTKSSISSLSSWPNNIHDDIESGLSMTRNGVFQSHDARNLGLGRGLDMMINKYEAHEAKYTLRIQSCGNAMAGDGYKWRKYGQKSIKNSPYPRSYYKCTNPRCGAKKQVERSSDEPNTFIITYEGLHLHFAYPFITLDPPQSLNQPNKKPKVTNSKAHNYESENTSEVAESPILVNPGPIVDLEPELGFDKMGSQGLGFDGMGSQGLLEDMVPLMVRNPSINKPTNSYSSSCSYSSPPTSPSFSWSNN; translated from the exons ATGTTAATGGAGAAATATTCATGGTCTTATGAAGATGAGTTGATAAAAGAACTTCTTGATGATGAATCACCATTCTTTTTAGCACCTCAACATGACTCAACAACTTCTTCAAGTGAAAATTATTATTCACTTGATGTAACAAAGAGCTCTATTTCTTCACTTTCCTCATGGCCTAACAATATTCATGATGATATAGAGAGTGGTTTGTCCATGACAAGAAATGGAGTATTTCAATCTCATGATGCTAG GAATTTAGGGTTGGGAAGAGGGTTAGACATGATGATAAATAAGTATGAGGCTCATGAGGCTAAATATACATTGAGAATACAGAGTTGTGGTAATGCAATGGCTGGTGATGGTTATAAGTGGAGAAAATATGGCCAAAAATCCATTAAGAATAGCCCATATCCAAG GAGCTACTACAAATGCACTAATCCAAGGTGTGGAGCCAAAAAGCAAGTTGAGAGGTCCAGTGATGAGCCCAACACTTTCATAATAACTTATGAAGGCCTTCATCTACATTTTGCTTACCCATTTATCACTCTTGATCCACCTCAATCTCTTAATCAGCCCAATAAAAAGCCCAAAGTAACAAATTCAAAAGCCCATAACTATGAATCTGAAAACACAAGTGAAGTTGCTGAAAGCCCAATACTTGTCAACCCAGGCCCAATTGTTGACCTTGAACCAGAGTTGGGCTTTGATAAAATGGGCTCACAAGGATTGGGCTTTGATGGAATGGGCTCACAAGGGTTACTTGAAGATATGGTTCCATTAATGGTTAGAAACCCATCTATTAATAAGCCCACAAACTCATATTCTTCATCTTGCTCTTATTCATCTccaccaacttctccttcattttcttgGTCAAAtaattag
- the LOC125850476 gene encoding ATP-dependent zinc metalloprotease FTSH 10, mitochondrial-like — translation MMLSRISRSISKASRSSIHKGVGYGVRSAVLDEVATGGACITRVDGGLGFVRTYLTLIGGGRKGLSKAYLSELDSVLASPRLRRFFCSEGPKRRNYENYYPKNKKEIPKANNNQKAESGKEEGSGEQGNPQENFIKLNYNLLAPLLFIGFILSSILMSPREQQEISFQEFKNKLLEAGLVDRIVVTNKSVAKVYVRSSAPGPDQIGDDSVQGPVAGRNDRRNTSQYKYYFNIGSVESFEEKLEEAQEALRIDPHNYVPVTYVDELNWFQEVMRFGPTVLLLAVLYFMGRRVQGGMGVGGPGGKGGRGIFNIGKAHFTKMDKNAKNKVFFKDVAGCDEAKQEIMEFVHFLKNPKKYELLGAKIPKGALLVGPPGTGKTLLAKATAGESGVPFLSISGSDFMEMFVGVGPARVRSLFQEARQCAPSIIFIDEIDAIGRARGRGGFSGGHDERESTLNQLLVEMDGFATTSGVVILAGTNRPDILDKALLRPGRFDRQITIDKPDIKGRDQIFRIYLSKLKLDHDASFYSQRLAALTPGFAGADIANVCNEAALIAARNESTIITMQHFESAIDRVIGGLEKKNKVISKLERRTVAYHESGHAVAGWFLEHAEPLLKVTIVPRGTAALGFAQYVPNENLLMTKEQLFDVTCMTLGGRAAEQVLIGRISTGAQNDLEKVTKMTYAQVAVYGFSDKVGLLSFPQRDDGFEMSKPYSSKTAALIDTEVREWVSKAYERTVQLIEKHKEQVAQIAELLLEKEVLHQEDLVRVLGERPFKTLEPTNYDIFKQGFEEEKKETNDNPENKTVEDNGSPPVVPEVVPL, via the exons atgATGCTTTCACGTATTAGCCGCTCCATATCTAAGGCTTCTCGTTCCAGCATTCACAAA GGTGTTGGATATGGAGTGAGGTCGGCGGTGTTGGATGAAGTGGCAACCGGCGGCGCGTGCATTACACGCGTTGATGGCGGGTTAGGGTTTGTGAGAACGTATTTGACGTTGATTGGAGGTGGAAGGAAAGGTTTGAGTAAGGCGTATTTGTCGGAGCTCGATTCGGTTTTGGCAAGCCCTAGGCTTAGGAGGTTTTTCTGTAGCGAAGGGCCAAAGAGAAGAA ACTATGAGAACTACTATCCAAAGAACAAGAAAGAAATTCCCAAAGCAAATAATAATCAAAAGGCCGAGTCGGGCAAAG AGGAAGGTTCAGGTGAGCAAGGAAATCCTCAGGAGAACTTCATTAAGCTAAACTACAATTTACTAGCACCCTTATTATTTATTGGGTTTATTCTGTCATCTATCCTCATGTCTCCTCGAGAGCAGCAGGAG ATTAGCTTCCAAGAGTTCAAAAACAAGCTACTTGAAGCTGGTCTTGTTGATAGGATTGTTGTTACTAACAAATCTGTAGCCAAAGTTTATGTGAGAAGCTCTGCACCTGGTCCTGATCAAATTGGTGACGACTCTGTTCAAGGTCCTGTAGCTGGTAGAAATGATAGAAGAAATACGAGCCAGTACAAATATTACTTTAACATTGGGAGTGTCGAGTCATTCGAGGAGAAGCTTGAAGAAGCACAGGAGGCATTAAGAATAGATCCTCATAATTATGTTCCTGTTACATATGTTGATGAACTGAATTGGTTCCAAGAAGTGATGAGGTTTGGTCCAACAGTGTTGCTTCTTGCTGTCCTTTATTTTATGGGACGTAGAGTGCAGGGTGGGATGGGTGTTGGAGGCCCTGGTGGAAAAGGTGGTCGTGGAATATTTAACATTGGCAAAGCGCATTTCACAAAGATGGATAAAAATGCCAAGAATAAG GTCTTCTTTAAAGATGTGGCTGGATGTGACGAGGCAAAGCAAGAAATCATGGAGTTCGTCCACTTCCTTAAAAACCCGAAGAAATATGAGCTGTTGGGAGCCAAAATTCCGAAGGGTGCTCTTCTAGTGGGTCCTCCTGGGACTGGGAAGACACTTCTGGCCAAAGCTACAGCAGGAGAGTCTGGTGTACCTTTTCTCTCTATTTCTGGATCAGATTTTATGGAGATGTTTGTTGGCGTTGGACCAGCCAGAGTTAGGAGCTTATTTCAGGAGGCAAGGCAGTGTGCACCTAGTATAATTTTCATTGATGAGATTGATGCCATTGGTCGAGCAAGAGGACGAGGTGGCTTTTCAGGAGGACATGATGAACGTGAAAGCACTTTAAATCAACTGCTTGTTGAAATGGACGGTTTTGCCACCACATCTGGTGTGGTTATACTTGCTGGCACAAATAGACCTGATATATTAGACAAAGCCTTGTTAAGACCCGGTCGATTTGATCGTCAAATTACCATAGACAAACCAGACATAAAAGGCCGTGATCAGATATTCAGGATCTATTTGAGCAAGTTGAAACTTGACCATGATGCATCCTTTTATTCACAGAGGCTTGCTGCTCTAACACCAGGTTTTGCTGGAGCAGACATTGCAAATGTTTGTAATGAAGCTGCTTTAATTGCCGCAAGGAATGAGAGCACAATAATTACAATGCAACATTTTGAGTCAGCCATAGATAGGGTAATTGGTGGTCTTGAGAAGAAGAATAAG GTCATAAGCAAGCTAGAGAGGCGGACAGTTGCCTATCATGAATCTGGTCATGCTGTTGCTGGATGGTTTTTGGAACATGCAGAACCATTACTAAAAGTGACAATTGTTCCTCGGGGTACGGCAGCCTTGGGATTTGCTCAGTATGTTCCTAATGAAAATCTTCTAATGACTAAGGAACAGCTATTTGATGTGACATGCATGACTCTTGGAGGTCGAGCTGCTGAGCAG GTTTTGATTGGGAGGATCTCGACTGGTGCCCAAAATGATTTGGAGAAAGTGACCAAAATGACATATGCCCAAGTAGCAGTCTATGGTTTCAGTGACAAGGTCGGTCTTCTTTCTTTCCCACAAAGAGACGATGGATTTGAGATGTCAAAGCCTTACAGTAGCAAGACAGCAGCACTTATCGACACTGAAGTAAGAGAATGGGTCTCCAAGGCATATGAACGCACTGTGCAACTTATAGAGAAGCACAAAGAACAGGTAGCACAGATTGCAGAGTTACTACTTGAGAAAGAGGTCCTTCATCAAGAAGATTTGGTTCGGGTATTGGGTGAACGCCCATTCAAGACTCTCGAGCCCACAAACTATGATATATTCAAGCAAGGATtcgaagaagagaagaaagaaacaaaCGATAACCCCGAAAATAAGACTGTAGAAGATAACGGATCACCACCGGTCGTACCTGAGGTTGTTCCATTGTAG
- the LOC125850492 gene encoding uncharacterized protein LOC125850492 yields the protein MEYGHVQRPKYDCLLFDLDDTLYPLSAGLATSVRQNIEDYMVEKLGIEQSKIEELGNLLYKNYGTTMAGLRAIGYDFDYDEYHSFIHGRLPYENLRPDPVLRNLLLSIPIRKVIFTNADKVHALKALSKLGLEDCFEGILCFETLNPVHKSTPSDDEDDIEFVGSAISSNATATNGSEIFDIIGHFSQPKAGSVLPKTPIVCKPSEVAIERALKIANINPHRTLFFEDSVRNIQAGKRLGLDTVLVGNSQRVAGADYALESIHNIREAIPQLWEVDRLAEVNYSGVAVETSVTA from the exons ATGGAATATGGACATGTTCAGAGGCCAAAATACGACTGTCTTCTTTTCG ATCTAGATGACACTCTTTATCCCCTTAGTGCTGGTCTCGCGACTAGTGTTCGCCAGAATATTGAAG ATTATATGGTTGAAAAGCTTGGCATAGAACAAAGCAAAATTGAGGAGTTGGGTAATTTACTGTACAAGAATTATGGAACCACAATGGCAGGCCTAAGG GCAATTGGCTACGATTTCGACTATGATGAGTACCATAG TTTTATCCATGGTAGATTACCTTATGAAAATTTGAGGCCCGACCCTGTTCTGAGAAATCTTTTGCTAAGCATTCCCATACGCAAAGTT ATCTTCACTAATGCTGATAAGGTCCATGCTCTGAAAGCTCTGAGTAAACTTGGATTGGAAGATTGTTTCGAAGGGATATTATGCTTTGAGACACTGAATCCAGTTCACAAGAGCACTCCATCAGATGACGAAGACGACATTGAGTTTGTTGGATCAGCCATATCCTCCAACGCCACTGCTACTAACGGCTCTGAGATTTTTGACATTATTGGACACTTTTCTCAACCTAAGGCTGGATCAGTGTTGCCAAAGACACCAATTGTCTGCAAACCTTCTGAAGTTGCCATTGAACGGGCTTTAAAGATTGCCAACATTAACCCACACAGAACA CTTTTCTTTGAAGATAGTGTCCGTAACATTCAAGCTGGCAAGCGTTTAGGTCTTGATACAGTATTG GTTGGAAATTCCCAAAGAGTTGCAGGTGCAGATTATGCATTAGAAAGCATCCACAACATAAGAGAAGCAATACCACAACTTTGGGAAGTTGACAGGCTGGCTGAAGTTAACTACTCTGGTGTAGCTGTTGAGACATCTGTCACAGCTTAG